A single window of Granulicella mallensis MP5ACTX8 DNA harbors:
- a CDS encoding TonB-dependent receptor gives MYRFLSLFLLSLLIPCLAAQETINNASLSGRVTDSTGAMIRDATVTARATATNVATKAETDAAGRFRFPYLQVGQYQVTIHHTGFADANATLTLTIGAAFNLPITLTAGSTEAVTVTAESPVLEADRSQIAGTISQTEAANLPFEGRNYLDIALLLPGVSPTNTASTQTLAETSEVAGQGYSVNSQRNFSNSFVVDGLSDNDDAAGVAGNVFSLDVVREFQVVTSGGQAEFGRALGGYFNLITKSGTNQLHGTAYGFLRNQRLNADNALSGSNLPITQGQYGASLSGPLRKDRTFLFGNFEEERLRTDGIITITPANAATINARLQAVGYQAPLLTVGTGPTTLYPTTLHTDTAFLRADHRFSPNDQLNVRYSYYKLSSLNARGAGSLNTVSNGTSVFDTNHTVAVSNIATLSPRTFNETRGQFIYDSLNAPPNDQVGPVVTISGVATFGRSVSSPTARLNYLGEIVDNLVMERGAHTFKAGVDFLYNDDTITYPQSLRGSYTFSSLATFLSGTYNSQGYTQNFGVPTVQQSNPNVGFYAQDEWKISPSFTLNAGVRYDLEFLHTINTNTGNVSPRIGFAWAPYANRGTVVRGSYGLFYDRIPLRPLANALLSAHNTTDPNQAALLSYTFSPGQAGAPVFPDVAIAPPAGAVENYSTMNPSIQNPFSQQASLEIEQQILKTETLGISYQHLRGEHLIGSINTNINLDGTRPDPTRGNIKPYSSAFDSYFDALEVSLQQRPLPWGSARLSYTYSKAIDNISEFFFSAPINNFNLREDRGRSDDDQRHRLVFDASLTSSTKPANGWVDHVTHGWRLGGILQYYSRLPFNVTTGANTKQATSQRPCAAGFSLTANGGLNPCTEALPGAVIGRNTGTGFDFFSLNSRLSRTFTLTERVKLEGMAEAFNALNHRNDMIPNGTFGTGNYPTKPNETFGQATAVGDPRSIQLAVRLSF, from the coding sequence GTGTACCGGTTTTTATCCCTCTTTCTGCTATCCCTTCTCATCCCCTGCCTTGCTGCGCAGGAGACGATCAACAACGCCTCGCTCTCCGGACGAGTGACCGATTCCACCGGAGCCATGATTCGCGACGCGACCGTAACCGCACGAGCCACAGCGACCAACGTCGCAACCAAAGCCGAAACCGACGCCGCCGGACGTTTCCGCTTTCCCTATCTCCAGGTCGGCCAATACCAGGTAACGATTCACCACACAGGCTTCGCAGATGCCAACGCAACTCTTACTCTCACCATTGGCGCAGCCTTCAACCTTCCCATCACCCTTACAGCAGGCTCCACGGAAGCTGTAACTGTCACCGCAGAGTCGCCTGTCCTCGAAGCCGATCGCAGCCAGATCGCAGGAACGATCTCGCAGACCGAGGCCGCCAATCTGCCGTTCGAAGGCCGCAACTATCTCGACATCGCTCTCCTGCTGCCCGGCGTGTCGCCGACCAATACGGCCAGCACGCAAACTCTCGCGGAGACCTCCGAGGTTGCAGGCCAGGGATACTCCGTCAACAGCCAGCGCAACTTCTCCAACAGCTTCGTCGTCGACGGCCTCTCCGACAACGACGATGCCGCCGGCGTAGCCGGAAACGTCTTCAGCCTGGACGTAGTGCGCGAGTTCCAGGTCGTTACCTCGGGAGGACAGGCAGAGTTCGGACGCGCCCTCGGAGGGTACTTCAACCTCATCACCAAGAGCGGCACCAACCAGCTCCACGGAACGGCCTATGGCTTTCTGCGCAATCAGCGTTTGAATGCGGACAATGCGCTCTCGGGCAGCAACCTGCCGATTACACAGGGACAGTACGGCGCAAGCCTGTCAGGCCCTCTGCGGAAAGACCGCACCTTCCTCTTTGGCAACTTTGAAGAGGAGCGCCTGCGAACGGACGGCATCATCACCATCACGCCGGCAAACGCCGCCACGATCAACGCAAGGCTGCAGGCTGTCGGCTATCAAGCTCCGCTCCTCACGGTTGGAACAGGACCGACCACTCTCTATCCCACAACGCTGCATACGGACACGGCGTTTCTGCGCGCCGACCATCGCTTCAGCCCGAACGATCAGCTCAATGTGCGATACAGCTACTACAAACTCAGCAGCCTCAACGCAAGAGGTGCTGGAAGCCTCAATACGGTGAGCAACGGCACCTCCGTCTTCGACACCAACCATACGGTGGCCGTCAGCAACATTGCTACGCTATCGCCGCGAACCTTCAACGAGACACGCGGACAATTCATCTACGACAGCCTGAACGCACCGCCGAACGATCAGGTCGGCCCAGTGGTGACGATCTCCGGAGTCGCAACCTTCGGACGTTCCGTATCCTCACCCACAGCGCGGCTCAACTATCTGGGCGAGATCGTAGATAACCTGGTGATGGAGCGCGGAGCACACACCTTCAAGGCCGGCGTGGACTTCCTCTACAACGACGACACCATCACCTATCCGCAATCATTGCGTGGTTCCTACACGTTCTCTTCCCTCGCGACCTTTCTCAGCGGCACCTATAACTCGCAGGGCTACACCCAGAACTTCGGAGTGCCCACAGTCCAGCAGAGCAATCCCAACGTCGGCTTCTATGCGCAGGACGAGTGGAAGATTTCGCCATCCTTCACGTTGAACGCCGGCGTCCGGTACGACCTTGAGTTCCTGCATACGATCAACACCAATACCGGCAATGTCTCGCCTCGTATCGGTTTCGCCTGGGCGCCCTATGCCAATCGCGGAACCGTGGTGCGCGGCAGCTATGGCCTCTTTTACGACCGCATCCCGCTGCGTCCACTGGCCAACGCACTGCTCTCGGCACACAACACTACCGATCCCAATCAAGCAGCCCTGCTGAGCTATACCTTCTCTCCTGGGCAGGCAGGAGCTCCTGTATTTCCTGATGTAGCCATTGCTCCACCAGCGGGAGCGGTCGAAAACTACTCCACGATGAATCCCAGCATCCAGAACCCTTTCTCCCAACAGGCAAGCCTGGAGATCGAGCAGCAGATTCTAAAGACCGAGACACTGGGCATCAGCTACCAACACCTGCGCGGAGAGCACCTCATCGGTTCGATCAACACCAACATCAACCTCGATGGAACGCGGCCCGATCCAACACGCGGCAACATTAAGCCTTACAGCTCGGCCTTCGATTCGTACTTCGACGCGCTGGAAGTTTCACTGCAGCAACGTCCTTTGCCCTGGGGCTCGGCGCGGCTTTCCTACACCTACTCCAAGGCAATCGACAATATCAGCGAGTTCTTCTTCAGCGCTCCCATCAACAACTTCAATCTGCGCGAGGACCGTGGCCGTTCCGACGACGACCAGCGTCATCGCCTCGTCTTCGATGCAAGCCTGACCTCCTCCACCAAACCCGCCAACGGTTGGGTCGATCACGTGACACACGGCTGGCGGCTCGGAGGAATTCTGCAGTACTACTCGCGTCTTCCTTTCAACGTCACCACCGGCGCAAATACAAAACAGGCAACCTCGCAAAGACCCTGCGCCGCGGGCTTCAGCCTCACGGCGAACGGAGGCTTGAACCCTTGCACCGAGGCTCTCCCGGGTGCCGTCATCGGCCGCAATACCGGCACCGGCTTTGACTTCTTCAGCCTGAACTCGCGTCTCAGCCGCACCTTCACGCTGACAGAACGAGTCAAGCTGGAAGGCATGGCCGAGGCCTTCAATGCGCTCAACCACCGCAACGACATGATCCCGAACGGTACCTTCGGCACAGGCAACTATCCCACCAAACCCAACGAGACCTTTGGTCAGGCAACAGCGGTTGGCGATCCCCGAAGCATTCAACTTGCCGTTCGATTGAGCTTCTAA
- a CDS encoding PepSY-associated TM helix domain-containing protein: MPTAPASKGLDHRTVWRWHFYAGLFCIPFVLWLSVTGTIFLFHPQIQQWLDRPYDHLSTIGPEASVNSQVRAALATIPGSRLHAYQLPFTPHSPAQVLVDKDLHEFRIYVNPRTLQVLKTDDEDKRIDNLVSRLHGELLIGRYGSWIVELAASWAVVMILTGLFLWWPSNASGLAGVLYPRLHQGQRIFWRDIHAVTGIYVSFFALFLLFTGLPWAKSWGAYLKAARHLSNGHAVKQDWTTSSTDIIATRALQTSNSDSDMSSMPGMDMRETPTPVSHHDSSLAAADVYLAIDRMVVTVAPLGLANPVLVSPPTKPSGNWTAKSDTRDRPLRVELTLDPTTGAILKRTDFRAKPWLDRIIGTGIAAHEGQLFGLANQMLGLFTTAGLVTLSLSGLVMWRRRKPEGVLGAPAPIRRVRFSAGLIALLIAFGLYFPFLGGSMILVALTERFLLRRVPAAQRWLGLNTIQA, from the coding sequence ATGCCGACCGCACCTGCCTCAAAAGGTTTAGATCATCGCACCGTCTGGCGCTGGCACTTCTATGCCGGCCTCTTCTGCATTCCGTTCGTCCTGTGGCTTTCGGTCACCGGCACGATCTTCCTCTTTCATCCGCAGATTCAACAGTGGCTCGACCGGCCCTACGATCACCTCTCCACCATAGGCCCGGAAGCCTCGGTTAACTCTCAAGTGCGAGCCGCACTGGCAACGATTCCCGGCTCCCGGCTTCATGCCTACCAATTGCCCTTTACTCCGCACTCGCCCGCACAAGTGCTCGTTGATAAAGACCTGCACGAGTTCCGCATTTACGTGAACCCTCGCACGCTCCAGGTGCTCAAGACGGACGACGAAGACAAACGCATCGACAATTTAGTCTCTCGCCTTCACGGCGAACTGCTCATCGGAAGATACGGCTCATGGATCGTTGAACTCGCTGCCTCATGGGCCGTCGTCATGATTCTGACCGGCCTCTTCCTTTGGTGGCCGAGCAACGCCAGTGGCCTCGCGGGAGTGCTCTATCCTCGCCTGCATCAGGGCCAGCGCATCTTCTGGCGAGACATCCACGCCGTCACCGGAATCTACGTCTCATTCTTCGCGCTCTTCCTGCTCTTTACCGGGCTACCCTGGGCCAAAAGCTGGGGAGCGTATCTCAAAGCCGCCAGGCATCTCAGCAATGGACATGCTGTGAAGCAGGATTGGACCACGAGCAGCACCGACATCATCGCAACTCGCGCCTTGCAAACCAGCAACAGCGACAGTGATATGTCCAGCATGCCGGGCATGGATATGAGAGAGACTCCCACCCCTGTATCTCACCATGACAGCTCCCTTGCAGCCGCAGACGTTTATCTTGCTATCGATAGGATGGTCGTCACCGTCGCACCGCTCGGCCTTGCCAATCCTGTCCTGGTCTCTCCTCCCACAAAGCCCAGCGGAAACTGGACGGCAAAGTCCGACACGCGTGACCGTCCGCTTCGCGTCGAGCTTACCCTCGACCCCACGACTGGAGCCATTCTCAAACGCACTGACTTTCGCGCAAAGCCCTGGCTGGACCGGATCATAGGCACCGGCATCGCCGCGCACGAGGGCCAGCTCTTCGGCTTGGCGAACCAGATGCTCGGTCTCTTCACCACTGCCGGACTGGTTACACTCAGCCTAAGCGGCCTGGTGATGTGGCGTCGCCGCAAGCCAGAGGGAGTGCTCGGTGCCCCCGCACCGATTCGCCGCGTTCGTTTCTCAGCAGGGCTCATCGCCCTGCTGATTGCGTTCGGGCTCTACTTCCCGTTTCTCGGCGGCTCGATGATTCTCGTCGCTCTCACGGAACGCTTTCTACTGCGCCGCGTGCCCGCAGCTCAGAGATGGTTGGGGCTCAATACGATCCAAGCCTGA
- a CDS encoding GNAT family N-acetyltransferase, whose amino-acid sequence MIDCVLRGYLKGDLEAMFRLDEVCFTSQFRFTREMMRHSAEAAVARVVVAEKDKDLVGFCIAHVEQENMGYVVTLDVDPAYRRNGVAHLLMKCLEAECRDAGCLSMWLHVYTDNSAAIRFYERMGYRFLHIDKDFYGEGSDAMVYIRALNSA is encoded by the coding sequence ATGATCGATTGCGTGTTGCGGGGATATCTTAAGGGCGATCTCGAAGCGATGTTCCGGCTCGATGAGGTCTGTTTCACGTCGCAGTTTCGGTTTACGCGCGAGATGATGCGGCACTCTGCTGAAGCCGCGGTGGCGCGTGTTGTAGTGGCGGAAAAAGATAAGGACCTCGTCGGTTTCTGCATTGCTCATGTCGAGCAGGAGAACATGGGGTACGTTGTGACTCTGGATGTAGATCCTGCGTATCGGCGGAACGGTGTTGCACACCTGCTGATGAAGTGTCTGGAAGCAGAGTGCAGAGACGCGGGTTGTCTCTCGATGTGGTTGCACGTGTATACGGACAACTCTGCGGCGATTCGTTTCTATGAGCGGATGGGGTATCGGTTCCTGCATATCGATAAGGACTTTTATGGCGAGGGAAGCGATGCGATGGTGTACATCCGCGCGTTGAATTCTGCATAG
- a CDS encoding VanW family protein — MELVAGVAHDVGRKTPTRWEAALFALKVWILRAQRGVYDLGYTARRWPVERYPEEEWRSNHELRSRLWSDADRRERRFELGKVENLRRACLRLNGVVIEAGGTFSFWQQVGKASKRKGFVTGRMLQQGCVVPAIGGGLCQLSNALYGLALRSGCEIVERHAHSVKMPNAPIHDATVAWNYIDLRFRVREKTRIKAWMSGEELIVEWQNSSSSVAVTSTFVPLDQIVGVRAARQVQSCASCDVMDCFRHETPRATAESEECTAYLMDLCSPEFEAYVQRSRRPGDVFARATKTEEAERMAARLARTLCPEVTHLCVSRSLLPWLWRMGAMGGRTFDVLMTTESAQAADRATGRATDRGLSRDEEEALKAAHRLITLEDAVDARIDLGQPMIAEMASA, encoded by the coding sequence GTGGAACTTGTCGCGGGTGTGGCTCATGACGTAGGCCGTAAGACTCCTACGCGATGGGAGGCAGCCCTCTTTGCCCTCAAAGTCTGGATCTTGCGTGCGCAACGTGGCGTATACGATCTGGGCTATACGGCTCGCCGCTGGCCGGTCGAGAGATATCCCGAGGAAGAATGGCGGTCAAACCACGAGTTGCGTTCGCGTCTCTGGTCCGATGCGGACCGGCGTGAGCGGCGGTTTGAGCTTGGCAAGGTGGAAAATCTGCGCCGTGCCTGCCTGCGTTTAAACGGCGTCGTGATCGAGGCCGGGGGAACTTTCAGCTTCTGGCAGCAGGTGGGCAAAGCTAGTAAACGCAAGGGATTCGTTACAGGCAGGATGCTGCAGCAGGGCTGTGTCGTTCCGGCGATTGGTGGCGGGCTATGCCAGCTTTCGAATGCGCTTTATGGTCTTGCGCTGAGGAGTGGTTGCGAGATCGTTGAGCGTCATGCGCACTCCGTGAAGATGCCGAATGCTCCGATCCATGATGCGACGGTGGCGTGGAACTATATTGATCTTCGCTTTCGTGTGCGGGAAAAGACACGCATCAAAGCGTGGATGAGCGGAGAAGAACTGATCGTCGAGTGGCAGAATTCTTCTTCCAGTGTTGCCGTGACTTCAACCTTCGTACCGCTGGATCAGATCGTTGGCGTACGTGCTGCGCGGCAGGTACAAAGCTGTGCCAGTTGCGATGTGATGGATTGTTTTCGCCACGAGACACCGCGGGCTACTGCGGAGTCCGAAGAGTGCACGGCCTACCTGATGGATCTCTGCTCGCCTGAATTCGAGGCGTATGTTCAACGGAGTCGCAGACCTGGCGACGTCTTTGCACGGGCAACGAAAACGGAAGAGGCTGAGCGCATGGCGGCGAGGCTTGCGCGGACGCTGTGTCCTGAGGTGACTCATCTCTGCGTGAGCCGGAGTCTGCTGCCCTGGTTGTGGCGCATGGGCGCGATGGGCGGTCGCACGTTCGATGTGCTGATGACAACTGAATCTGCGCAGGCCGCGGATCGGGCTACAGGTCGGGCTACGGATCGAGGGCTGAGCCGGGATGAGGAAGAGGCACTGAAGGCGGCGCATCGGCTGATCACTCTGGAAGACGCGGTGGATGCGCGAATTGACCTAGGGCAGCCCATGATCGCGGAGATGGCCAGCGCATGA
- the mqnE gene encoding aminofutalosine synthase MqnE — translation MNVMNTEAISNRPRHSFQTDDPALEPIADKVQRGERLSFEDGVALYRSGDILAVGWMANLVRERMHGDLAYFNVNRHINPTNVCVASCRLCAFGRKKGAADTYTMALEEAWETAGKGLTEAVTEFHIVGGLHPDLPFEYFMDLVSGLKERYPQVHIKAFTMVEIAFLAKRGKMTIEEALDRMKAAGVDSCPGGGAEIFADRVRHIICDHKIDGGEWLETARLTHKAGLRSNATMLYGHIENDEDRVDHLLKLRAVQDETGGFQTFIPLSFHPENTALGHLPKSTGMTDIRQIAVSRLLLDNFAHIKSYWQMVTPKMAQISLRFGADDIDGTVVEEKIYHDAGAKTPQGLRRQDLVRLITEAGRVPYERDTLYRAVTRTEDSFTVAV, via the coding sequence ATGAATGTGATGAACACCGAAGCTATCAGCAACCGTCCGCGCCATTCCTTTCAGACCGACGATCCGGCATTGGAGCCGATCGCGGACAAGGTCCAGCGCGGCGAGCGGCTGAGCTTTGAAGACGGGGTCGCGCTGTATCGCAGCGGCGACATCTTGGCCGTGGGCTGGATGGCAAACCTGGTTCGCGAGCGGATGCATGGCGATCTTGCTTACTTCAACGTGAATCGCCATATCAATCCGACGAATGTCTGTGTCGCCTCCTGCCGTCTGTGTGCCTTCGGGCGCAAGAAGGGCGCAGCCGATACTTACACGATGGCGCTTGAAGAGGCCTGGGAGACTGCGGGCAAGGGGTTGACCGAGGCGGTGACGGAGTTTCACATCGTCGGCGGTCTGCATCCGGATCTTCCGTTTGAATACTTCATGGACTTGGTCAGCGGCTTGAAGGAGCGCTATCCGCAGGTTCATATCAAGGCTTTCACGATGGTGGAGATTGCATTTCTCGCCAAGCGCGGCAAAATGACGATCGAAGAGGCCCTCGATCGGATGAAGGCTGCGGGTGTGGACTCCTGCCCTGGCGGCGGTGCGGAGATCTTCGCGGATCGCGTACGGCACATCATCTGCGATCACAAGATCGATGGCGGCGAGTGGCTCGAGACCGCGCGGCTTACGCACAAGGCGGGTCTGCGGTCGAATGCGACGATGCTCTACGGACACATTGAGAACGATGAAGATCGTGTCGATCATCTGTTGAAGCTGCGTGCGGTGCAGGACGAGACTGGCGGCTTCCAGACGTTTATTCCGCTGAGCTTCCATCCGGAGAACACGGCATTGGGGCATCTGCCGAAGTCGACCGGCATGACGGATATCCGGCAGATTGCCGTGAGCCGTCTGCTGCTGGACAACTTCGCGCACATCAAGAGCTACTGGCAGATGGTGACGCCGAAGATGGCGCAGATCTCGCTGCGCTTCGGTGCGGACGATATCGACGGCACGGTGGTGGAAGAGAAGATCTACCATGATGCCGGTGCGAAGACCCCACAGGGATTACGCCGGCAGGATCTTGTACGCCTTATTACCGAGGCTGGTCGCGTGCCGTACGAGCGCGATACGCTGTATCGCGCGGTGACACGCACTGAGGATAGCTTTACAGTTGCGGTCTAA
- a CDS encoding WD40/YVTN/BNR-like repeat-containing protein — protein sequence MSVVFLGIMPTAMHAVTWFPLGPYGGYARSFAADPSNSRHLYLGTATGWLYESMDGGTKWARVSRIDKRDDLVLDHILIDPRNPKHLMVGAFEVGHTDGGLYLSEDGGRNWYAQAEMRGQSIRSMAQSLSDPDVVVAGTLQGIYRSTDNGKHWLLISPEGSKEIHEVESLAIDPVNPKIIYAGTWHLPWKTVDGGEHWDNIKKGLIDDSDVFSIIIDPAKSHVVYASACSGIYKSLDAGAEFKKIQGIPSTARRTRKLLQDPANPETVYAGTTEGLYRTQDGGKTFSLMTGPDIVVNDIYVDPKNPSHVLLATDRGGVLSSEDSATSFVASNAGFSTQQVTSFAMDSHNRARIYVGVANGKEIGGVFESLDGGIRWEQQSAGLGGRDVFSLVSTPEGTLLAGTAHGIFRLGDSGWTDSGALLQPAAAQVVKAKTAAKSKAAHAPQKRTVVAKGAARAKKPAVVAGPPNFSAIIYSLSEDDDIVYAGTSEGLLRGENDGHTWTPITSLRLPDPHFVAAVKSTIMVAGLKNIELSTDAGATWSTVSLPEDLTQIATIAVDGQEGLWVGGQEGVFCSMDQGKSWKTLPNLYVKNVAGVFYDAANHRVLVASESSTFSFGVSVPDHKVSYWESGWNLRFVRPVGDHLIGATLFDGMVVQPQMVATEVSSAK from the coding sequence ATGTCGGTTGTATTTTTGGGAATCATGCCCACCGCGATGCACGCGGTAACGTGGTTTCCTTTGGGCCCCTATGGTGGCTATGCCCGCTCGTTTGCGGCGGACCCCAGCAACTCCAGGCATCTTTATCTAGGGACGGCTACCGGCTGGCTGTATGAGTCCATGGATGGTGGCACAAAGTGGGCACGGGTATCGCGCATCGACAAGCGCGACGACCTGGTGCTCGACCACATTCTGATCGATCCCCGGAACCCGAAGCACCTGATGGTGGGCGCCTTCGAGGTCGGCCATACCGATGGCGGTTTGTACCTCAGCGAGGATGGCGGCAGGAACTGGTATGCGCAGGCCGAGATGCGCGGGCAGTCGATCCGTTCGATGGCGCAGTCCTTGTCCGATCCGGATGTAGTTGTTGCAGGCACGCTGCAGGGCATCTACCGCAGCACGGATAATGGCAAGCACTGGCTACTGATCAGCCCCGAGGGAAGCAAGGAGATCCACGAGGTGGAGTCCCTGGCGATCGATCCTGTGAACCCCAAGATCATTTATGCAGGAACGTGGCATCTGCCCTGGAAGACGGTGGATGGCGGCGAACATTGGGACAATATCAAGAAGGGCCTTATCGATGACTCGGATGTCTTTTCGATCATCATCGACCCTGCGAAGTCCCATGTCGTTTATGCGAGTGCCTGCTCGGGCATCTACAAGAGCCTGGATGCAGGAGCAGAGTTCAAGAAGATCCAGGGGATTCCGTCCACGGCACGCAGGACGCGCAAGCTGCTGCAAGACCCCGCCAATCCCGAGACCGTCTATGCAGGCACGACAGAGGGCCTGTACCGCACGCAGGATGGTGGCAAGACCTTTTCACTCATGACCGGGCCAGACATTGTCGTGAACGATATTTATGTAGACCCGAAGAACCCCAGTCATGTTTTGCTGGCAACCGATCGGGGGGGCGTGCTGAGCAGCGAAGATTCAGCCACCAGCTTCGTTGCGTCGAATGCAGGCTTTTCCACGCAGCAGGTGACGTCTTTTGCGATGGACTCTCACAACAGGGCCAGGATCTATGTAGGCGTGGCGAACGGCAAGGAGATAGGGGGCGTTTTTGAGAGCCTCGACGGCGGCATACGGTGGGAGCAGCAGAGTGCCGGCCTCGGTGGCCGCGATGTCTTCAGCCTGGTTTCGACGCCGGAGGGAACACTGCTTGCGGGAACGGCACACGGTATCTTCCGGCTTGGAGATTCGGGCTGGACGGACTCCGGAGCGCTGCTTCAACCGGCGGCAGCCCAGGTTGTAAAGGCTAAGACGGCAGCCAAGTCGAAAGCAGCGCATGCGCCGCAGAAGCGGACGGTAGTAGCCAAGGGCGCGGCTCGGGCGAAGAAGCCTGCTGTCGTAGCTGGACCTCCGAATTTCAGTGCGATTATTTACTCTCTCTCTGAAGACGATGACATTGTCTATGCGGGGACCTCTGAAGGGTTGCTGCGTGGTGAGAACGATGGGCATACCTGGACACCGATCACTTCTCTACGCCTCCCTGACCCGCACTTCGTCGCCGCTGTGAAGTCGACGATCATGGTTGCCGGGTTGAAGAACATCGAGCTGTCGACGGATGCAGGTGCAACCTGGAGTACGGTCAGCCTGCCGGAAGACCTGACGCAGATTGCGACGATCGCGGTTGACGGGCAGGAGGGACTTTGGGTCGGAGGCCAGGAGGGTGTGTTCTGCTCGATGGACCAAGGGAAGTCCTGGAAGACGCTGCCTAATCTCTATGTAAAGAATGTGGCCGGCGTCTTCTATGATGCTGCCAATCACCGAGTCCTGGTGGCCTCTGAGAGCTCTACGTTCTCTTTTGGGGTCAGTGTGCCGGACCACAAGGTCAGTTATTGGGAGAGCGGCTGGAACCTGCGATTTGTTCGTCCCGTGGGCGATCACCTGATCGGCGCTACGTTGTTTGACGGGATGGTGGTGCAGCCTCAGATGGTCGCGACCGAGGTTTCGTCGGCGAAGTAA
- a CDS encoding OmpA family protein, whose amino-acid sequence MSYRPFRSIGRCLLAASAVSFGIVSLSAQTAPSTTAPSGPNPSRVDLFVGYSYFGAHGEVKPSDIPYSSINVGAIGSGAYYFNKYVGGEVIYVSHHGFGGDGGQSNDGFDSLSAGPIFRAPMQNFTLFAHGLVGVGRLLGPNNDNFAQFEHEPWTYGPALTVGGGMDYDTPLFHHHLGIRLFQADFRYVHADFGPVATTVTPPFTTVPPVYGTPWLGGRANLNGVDLSTGILWHIGSVVPPPPVTYACAVTAPTGPIYPGDVVTITGTSTNLAPKGKTNYTWTSDSGPVSGSADVASIDTKSLQPGNYTVKGKISQGNKVYQNAECSAQFTVTPFAPPTVGCSANPSTVNPGDPSTITASGVSPQNRPLTYSYSATAGSISGNTSTATLTTAGVAPGTVTVTCNVVDDKGQSASQMTTVTVAAPVVAPTPVTTSSLCTIAFNRDEKRPTRVDNEAKACLDDIALSAQRDPQAKLAVIGNAAANEKMAEHKAAERAVNEKAYLVTEKGVDSSRISVYTGSAGDKSAATTIIPVGATLDTTGLTPVDESAIKVQPRKSLGAGHRHHHKG is encoded by the coding sequence ATGTCTTATCGCCCGTTTCGTAGTATCGGCCGGTGCCTGCTGGCAGCCAGTGCGGTCAGCTTTGGAATAGTGAGCCTGAGCGCGCAGACCGCGCCCAGCACAACCGCCCCTAGTGGGCCCAATCCTTCACGAGTTGATCTCTTCGTGGGTTACTCGTACTTTGGCGCCCATGGAGAAGTGAAGCCGTCGGATATTCCGTACTCGTCGATCAACGTGGGTGCGATCGGTTCCGGTGCCTACTACTTCAACAAGTATGTTGGCGGTGAAGTGATCTACGTCAGCCATCACGGCTTCGGTGGAGACGGTGGACAGTCCAACGACGGTTTTGACTCTCTGTCGGCTGGTCCTATCTTCCGTGCTCCGATGCAGAACTTCACGCTCTTCGCTCACGGCCTTGTCGGCGTCGGTCGCCTCCTGGGACCGAACAACGACAACTTTGCTCAGTTTGAGCACGAGCCCTGGACATATGGCCCTGCCCTGACGGTCGGCGGCGGTATGGACTATGACACCCCGCTCTTCCATCACCACCTCGGCATTCGCCTGTTCCAGGCTGACTTCCGTTATGTTCACGCTGACTTCGGTCCGGTTGCTACGACGGTCACTCCCCCCTTCACCACGGTTCCTCCTGTTTATGGAACTCCCTGGCTGGGTGGTCGCGCGAACCTGAACGGTGTTGATCTCAGCACCGGTATCCTGTGGCACATCGGCAGCGTTGTTCCGCCGCCGCCTGTTACCTATGCCTGCGCTGTGACAGCTCCCACCGGTCCGATCTACCCCGGCGATGTGGTCACGATTACCGGAACTTCCACCAACCTGGCGCCGAAGGGTAAGACGAACTACACCTGGACCTCGGATTCCGGTCCGGTCTCCGGATCTGCGGATGTTGCGAGCATCGACACCAAGTCGCTCCAGCCTGGTAACTACACTGTGAAGGGCAAGATCTCACAGGGTAACAAGGTTTACCAGAACGCAGAGTGCTCGGCTCAGTTCACTGTCACCCCCTTCGCTCCTCCGACAGTAGGCTGCTCGGCTAACCCCTCGACGGTGAACCCCGGTGATCCTTCGACGATTACGGCCAGTGGCGTCAGCCCGCAGAACCGTCCTCTGACCTACAGCTACAGCGCCACGGCTGGTTCGATCAGCGGCAACACCTCAACGGCCACCCTCACCACGGCTGGCGTTGCTCCTGGCACGGTTACCGTGACTTGCAACGTAGTTGATGACAAAGGCCAGTCTGCTTCGCAGATGACGACCGTTACGGTTGCGGCTCCTGTGGTTGCTCCGACCCCGGTCACCACGAGCAGCCTCTGCACCATCGCCTTCAACCGCGATGAGAAGCGCCCGACGCGTGTGGACAATGAAGCCAAGGCTTGCCTTGACGACATCGCCCTCAGCGCTCAGCGCGATCCGCAGGCCAAGCTGGCTGTTATCGGTAACGCTGCAGCAAACGAGAAGATGGCAGAGCACAAGGCTGCTGAGCGTGCTGTGAACGAGAAGGCATACCTGGTAACTGAAAAGGGTGTCGACTCCTCGCGCATCTCGGTCTACACCGGCTCTGCTGGTGACAAGAGCGCAGCAACGACCATCATCCCCGTAGGCGCTACGCTGGACACGACCGGTCTCACCCCTGTGGATGAGAGCGCAATCAAGGTTCAGCCCCGCAAGTCGCTCGGAGCTGGTCACCGTCACCACCACAAGGGCTAA